The sequence CGCGGCTTGGCGGCGAGGCCGGAGTTCTCGAAGGCGTCGGGGAGGGGCGCGAGGGCGGCCTCGGCGAGGCAGCGGGCCTGGCGCAGGGCGAGGTCGAGCCGCTTGCCGAGCGCGATGAGCTCGGCGCGCAGGGGAGCGGCCTGCTCGTGGGGAAGCTGCACGGGGGCGAAGCAGGACTGCCAGTGGGCGTAGGCGGTGGCCACCTGCTCCAGCACGGGGCGCACGAAGGCGAAGTCGTCGCGGGCGAGGATGCGCGAGACGTAGGAGGACTTCAGCCGGCGCTCGTAGCCCGCGACGAACTCCTGGAGGGCCTCGCGGGAGGCGCGGCGCAGCTGGGGGAACTTGAGGTGGGGGAAGAGCGCCTCGATGACGGGGGCGCGGCTGCTCGCGCAGAAGGTGATGCCGGCGTGGACCTTCTCCAGGGTGTCGACCCAGGCGTTCTGGAGGGTGTAGGCGAACTCCTCGCGCACCTCCTCCAGCTCGGGCAGATCGCGCACCTTCTCGAGGACGGCCTGGGCGGGGGCGCGCTCGGTGCGGACGATCTGGAGGGCGGTGGCGAGCCACTCCTTCTCGCGCTCCAGGCCCGAGCGGCCCGCGAGCAGCTCGTCGGCGGAGGCGAGGCGCGAGTCGAAGGCCTCGGCGAAACGGACGAGATCGTAGGCTTCGAGGGTGGACAGCGACATGGGAGAGGGGCCTCCAGCGGTACCCGGGCGGGGGGCCGGAGATACCACAGCCGGGGAGAGGGGGTGCCGGAAGTACCGGGGGCTCAGGGGCCGTCGAGCAGGGTGGAGAGGGCTTCGCGCGCGGTGAAATCGGCGTAGGCGTGGTCGGCGCCCGCGGCGAGCAGGTCCTCGGGGGAGAAGTTGCCGGTGCCCACGCCGATGCAGCGGGCACCAATGCCCTTGGCGGCGTCGACGTCCTTGGGCGTGTCCCCGATGACGACGATCCGGCACTCCTCGAGGGGGACGCCGAGCCGGGCGGCTCCACTCCGGGCGCCATGCCGGATGAGCTCGACGCGGTTCTCGTGGTCGCAGCCGAAGCCACCGAAGGCGAAGCGATCATGGATGCCCACGCGGCTGAGCTTGATGCGGGCGCCCTCGCGCACGTTGCCCGTTCCGAGCCCCACGGCGACGCCGGGGCGGGACAGGGCGGCGTCCACGGCCTCGCGCATGCCGGGGTGGAGGCGGTAGGTGCTGTCATCGACGCGGAGGACCTGCTCGGCGAGGTGCTGGAGATAGGAGTCGATGACGGCGGAGATGGCCCCGGGGGTGGGCTCCACGCCGATGACGGTGAGCGCCTTGCGGACGATGGCCTGATCCGTCATTCCGGACAGGCTGATGGAGTCACAGGCATCGCGGCGCTGGTACAGCGCGTGGAAGGCGAGTTCCAGGGAGCGGCGGCCCGAGCCGCCACTGGTGATGAGGGTGCCGTCGATATCGAAGAGGAGCACGGTGGGGCGCATGGCCTCCATCTAATGAATGGAGGGGCGCGCGTGAAGCGAGGATCACCTCCAGGTGCGTTGTCGCACAGTCCCGGCGGGAGGGCGCCCGGACGTCCGGGTGCTTTTCGCGGGGGCCGTGCCGGAGATGGAAACCGGGCGAGAGGCGGGAGGCCTGGACGGACCCGGTGCACTCCGCGTCCCACGCGCGGGGGCATGCCGCTATTGTGCGGCGGCCATGGCCGGACGCGTCTTCTTCTTCTTGCAGCACGCCACGTATGAGCCTGCGTTCCAGGCCGCCTCGATGGGAGTCACCGCGGCGGCCCAGGGGGACGAGGTGTATTTCGTCTTCGCCTTCGACGCCCTGCGCGCGCTGATGAGGGGCCGCTTTGGCCTGCCGCACAGCGAGCGGGAGCAGGTGGAGAGCGAGCGGGCGGAGCGACTCGGAGTGCCGGTGCCCGAGCGGATGCTCGCGGAGGCGCGCGAGTTGGGCGCTCGCCTGCTGGCGTGTGACACCACGGTAAGAATCTGTGGATATACGCCGGAGGAGTTGAGGGGGACGCTGGACGAGGTGATGGAGCTGGCGTCGTTGTGGAAGCTGACGGATGGAGCACGCACCCTCACCCTGTAGGGAGGCGGTGCGTTGAGGCTGGCCGTGCGGACCTGGGAGAGGGTATTGTGGGTCCCATTTCGTGGCCGGACACATTCAGGCGCGGGGTTCCCTCGCGCCCGCCTTACGAGGAGCGACTTCAACATATGCGCGCCAAGCTGACCTTTCTGCGAGCGCTGGTGGTGGGCACCCTGAGCGGTGTTCTCACCTCGGCTTGCCAGACCTATGACTTCGAGCCGGTGGAGCCGCTCGCCATTTCGCAGACGACGGAGACGCGGACCATCGAGGCGCGGGCGCTCAAGCCCAACCTGATGCTGCTGGTGGACACGTCCGGCTCCATGACCGCACCGGTGAACCCCACCCTGCCGGCGTGCAGGGTCAACGGCACGGTATGTGGCTCCACGGCCAATCCCTGCGACGTCACCAAGTGCCCCACGCGCTGGAGCGATCTGCAGGACGCGATGTCGTCCTTCCTCGATGAGAGCGGGACCATTGCCCGCATCGGCCTCGCCACCTATCCGGAAGGGGATAGCTGTGGGGCCTCGTCCGGCATCAGTGTCCCCTTGCCGGAGGACGAGAAGGAAGACGACGCCACGCTGAAGGAAAATGCCCGCAAGGTGAAGGCCTCGCTGCTGGCCATCAAGAACTCCGGGCCCGCGGGCTCGCTCGTGCCGCAGGGAGGCACGCCCACCAGCAGCAGCTTGGCGTACGTGGGGAGCCGTCCCGAACTCCGGAAGGATAATCGCGCCGATTTCGTGGTGCTTCTCACGGACGGTCTGCCCAACTGCAACGAGAACTATCCGACCCCCGGCCCATCCCAGGACTGCTTCTGCATCCTGTCGAGCTGCGCCCCCGAGTCGGGTACGGAACGCATTGGCTGCCTCGACACGAATGCCTCCGTGGCTGCGGTGAAAGCGCTGCGCAACAGTGACGAAAAACTGGACATCCAGACGATCGTCATCGGCTTCGGCACGGACTTCAAGGCCAACACCGAGGCGGGAATTCGGGGCGCGGCGACGCTCCAGGGCATGGGCGTGGAGGGTGGATTCGAGCGCAAGTGCTCGACGAACGCGGATTGCGGCACGGACGACACCTGCACCGCCGGCAAGTGCAAGCGCAGCTTCTTCGAGGCGGAGAACAAGACGCAGCTGTCGCAGGCGCTCCGGGCGATCGCCGAGGAAGTCATCGCCGAGGCACCGTGCGAGCTGCGCATCGATCCCGCCGAGCGGCCCACCTCCGAGGAACTGATGGTGGTCTACCTCAACGGAGAGCGGCTGTCGCCCGGGCCGGATACGTGGGTGATGAAGGAGCCGGGCATCGTGTTCCAGGGCTCCACGTGCGATCGCATCGAGGCGTCCTCTCCGTCGGCGCCCGCGAAAATCGAGGTTCGCGCCGTCCAGAGGAGGTAGTTCCCAGGGGTGGCTTTACGTGGTGAGGGGGTGGGGCTATGTCTGCGCCGCCTCCGGCCCGGCCCCCCATGAAGATCACCGTCCTCTCGCGCTCCGCCTCCATTTCATCCACCAAGCGTCTGGTCGAGGCCGGACGCGCGAGAGGGCATCAGGTGCGTGTGCTCAACCCGGTGCGGGTGGAGATGCACCTGGATGGGCGGCGCGCCAACCTGTACTACCGGCGCCGCAAGCTGTCGCCCTGCGACGTGGTGATTCCGCGCATCGCGCAGTCCATCAACAACTACGGCCTGGCGGTGGTGAACCAGTTCGCGATGGGCCGGGTTCCGCTGGTGAACACGGCGCGCGCCATCTCCGAGTCGCGCAACAAGATGCGCTCGCTGCAGTTGCTGTCGGCCCACGGCATCGACATCCCGGCGACGGTGATGGCGCGGGACGCGGCGGACCTGAAGGCCATGGTGGGGCTGGTGGGGGGCGTGCCGGTCCTGGTGAAGTTGCTGCAGGGCCAGGAGAAGCGCGGGGTGATGGTGTGCGAGAGCCTCCAGTCCCTGGAAGCCGCGCTCGAGGCCATCCTGGGCCTGGGACACAACCTCATCGTGCAGCAGTACGTGCAGCACTCGGGCAAGGACGTGCGGGTGCTGGTGGTGGGCGGGCGGGCGGTGGCGGCGGTGCGGCGCCGGCCACGGGTGGGGCGGCTGTCCTACACGCTCAACCGGGGCGCGCGGCTGGAGGCGCTGCAATTGACCGAGTCCCAGCGGGTGGCGGCGGAGCGGACGGCCATGCTGGTGGGGCTGGAGGTCGCGGCGGTGGATCTGCTCGACGTGCCAGAGGGTCCCCCCAAGGTGTTCGAGGTCAACAGCTCGCCGGCCCTCGCGGAGATGGAGTCGGCCACGGGGCAGGACCTGGCCCGCGTCATCATCGAGCGCGCCGAGCAACTGGCGGCGGGGAGCTCCGGGGTGGAGTCCTCCGAGGCGTGGCCGACGGCCGTGCCGCGGCGCAAGCGGGCATCCAAGGCCGAGGGTTGAGCCGTAAAGAGGCCTGCGAGCGGGGGAGGGTGGGTGATATAGGGGCGGGCGCTGGACAGCCCAGGAGACCGCGCCATGCCGCACATCCGACCCCTCTGCACCCTGGCCGCCGCAGTGGTGGCCCTTGCCTGCACCCAGGGCCACGCCGAAGGCCCCGTGGATCCCGCCACGCTCTACGAGGTGAGCACCGCGGGCTCGTCCACGCAGCTCAAGACGGGCGGGCAGGGCACGTTCGTGCTGACCATCAAGAGCAAGCCGGGCGCGCATGTGTCCGACGAGGCGCCGCTGAAGCTGGAGCTCGAGGGGGCGCAACTCTCCTTCCCCCAGAAGACGCTCGCGTTGAAGGACTCGGTGGCGAAGAA is a genomic window of Cystobacter fuscus DSM 2262 containing:
- a CDS encoding ATP-grasp domain-containing protein, with the protein product MKITVLSRSASISSTKRLVEAGRARGHQVRVLNPVRVEMHLDGRRANLYYRRRKLSPCDVVIPRIAQSINNYGLAVVNQFAMGRVPLVNTARAISESRNKMRSLQLLSAHGIDIPATVMARDAADLKAMVGLVGGVPVLVKLLQGQEKRGVMVCESLQSLEAALEAILGLGHNLIVQQYVQHSGKDVRVLVVGGRAVAAVRRRPRVGRLSYTLNRGARLEALQLTESQRVAAERTAMLVGLEVAAVDLLDVPEGPPKVFEVNSSPALAEMESATGQDLARVIIERAEQLAAGSSGVESSEAWPTAVPRRKRASKAEG
- a CDS encoding HAD family hydrolase produces the protein MEAMRPTVLLFDIDGTLITSGGSGRRSLELAFHALYQRRDACDSISLSGMTDQAIVRKALTVIGVEPTPGAISAVIDSYLQHLAEQVLRVDDSTYRLHPGMREAVDAALSRPGVAVGLGTGNVREGARIKLSRVGIHDRFAFGGFGCDHENRVELIRHGARSGAARLGVPLEECRIVVIGDTPKDVDAAKGIGARCIGVGTGNFSPEDLLAAGADHAYADFTAREALSTLLDGP
- a CDS encoding DsrE family protein; the protein is MAGRVFFFLQHATYEPAFQAASMGVTAAAQGDEVYFVFAFDALRALMRGRFGLPHSEREQVESERAERLGVPVPERMLAEARELGARLLACDTTVRICGYTPEELRGTLDEVMELASLWKLTDGARTLTL
- the cglB gene encoding adventurous gliding motility lipoprotein CglB; this encodes MRAKLTFLRALVVGTLSGVLTSACQTYDFEPVEPLAISQTTETRTIEARALKPNLMLLVDTSGSMTAPVNPTLPACRVNGTVCGSTANPCDVTKCPTRWSDLQDAMSSFLDESGTIARIGLATYPEGDSCGASSGISVPLPEDEKEDDATLKENARKVKASLLAIKNSGPAGSLVPQGGTPTSSSLAYVGSRPELRKDNRADFVVLLTDGLPNCNENYPTPGPSQDCFCILSSCAPESGTERIGCLDTNASVAAVKALRNSDEKLDIQTIVIGFGTDFKANTEAGIRGAATLQGMGVEGGFERKCSTNADCGTDDTCTAGKCKRSFFEAENKTQLSQALRAIAEEVIAEAPCELRIDPAERPTSEELMVVYLNGERLSPGPDTWVMKEPGIVFQGSTCDRIEASSPSAPAKIEVRAVQRR